The DNA sequence CGCTCATCGTGCTCGAGCCACGGTTCGCCAATGGCGGTGAACTCGCCCTTGAACCAACCCGACACCACGTTGACCGCCACCCGGCCGCCGGTCAGTTGATCGATGGTCGCGATCTGCTTGGCCAGCACCGCAGGCGTCCACGGCCCCGGCAACACCGCCGCGATGACTTTCAAGCGTGTGGTGGCGGCCAGCAAGGCGTGACTGAATGCCACGGACTCGTGCTGGTATTCGGCACCATAACCGGCGGTAAAGCGTACCTGGGACAAGGCATAGTCGAAGCCCGCCGCCTCAGCGATTTGCGCAAGCTTGCGGTTGTAGTCGATTCCCCAATCGGTGCGCTGTTCGATCTTGCTGACCACCAGCCCTCCGCTGACATTGGGCACCCAGTAAGCAAATTTGATCGTGTCCTGGCTCATTGCATGTACTCCACGGCTCGTTGAAATGAAGAGATTGATCAGGCGGCGCTGGCACTGCGCCGGGCGTCCGGGGCAAGGCTCAGCAGCGCTGACTCGACCGCCCGCTCGATGCGTTCCAGCACCTGCGCGCTGGAAACCTGGTAGTGAGTGAAATCGGCTTCAGAGGCATAGACCCCCACCGGCAGACTGAGGGCCTGGAAGAACCCGAACAGCGGCCGCAACTGGTGATCGATGATCAAGGCATGACGATCCGCCCCCCCTGTCGCGGCCAACAGCACCGGTACGTTTTTCAGGGCTTCGTGATGAACGAAATCAAATAGATGCTTGAACAGGCCGGTGTACGACGCCCGATAGACCGGGCTCGCCGCAATCAGCAGATCAGCGCTTTCAATGGCGCGCAGGTCCTCTTGCACGGCGGCAGGCAACGCTTCGCGACGCAGCACGCCGGCGAACTGCGGACCGATCCTGGCCAACTCGATCAAACGCACCTCGATCGGCAGTTGCTGCCCGAGCCTTTCCACCAGTGCCTTGAGCAGGACCAGGGTGCGCGAGGGTTGCTGCACGCTGCCTGACACCGCTACCACTTTGAATTGCTTGCTCATCACTTACCTCATGCCGGTAGACGCCGTCTCAGCGTCCGCACAAGGGTTAGAGCAGCAACCGTGCCACCTTGATATTCCCTTAATAATCAATCAGTTGATAACACAGGCTATTTCCGAGCTGTCGCCCGACAGACAAGCTGTTGGTCCACTGTTGCCTGGCCAACACCTAAGGGCGTCGTTGCCCCGGCCAGCGACTGTTGCCCAGCACACAGCCACGCAACAGATTGTCCGCGGACCGACAGTCCGTTCGTTGATGAGTACTGCGCACACCCAGGTTTTACGGGCCTTCGGCGGCAGGCATGGACCGTGCAATGGCTCCAGGCAACGGCAGGTCTTTGCCCTGCTCGCCCTCTCGTCATAAAAAGGAACATCGCCATGACCGCACAGCAACAACACCTGCCGCCGATCCTGTCCACCGGCACCGACTACCAGGCCTTGGCCGAACGGTTTCGGCCGATCTTTGCGCGCATCCAGGCCGGCGCGCTGGCGCGTGAACAGACCCGCAGCCTGCCCTTCGAACAAGTGAAATGGTTAAAGGAAGCCGGCTTTGGCGCCGTGCGCGTACCGGTCGAATTCGGCGGTGCCGGGGCTTCGCTGCCGCAGCTGCTGCAATTGCTGATCGAGTTGGCCGAAGCCGACTCCAACTTGCCCCAGGCCCTGCGCGGACACTTTGCCTTTGTCGAGGATCGCCTCAACGCCCACGCCAGCAGCGCACAGGACATCTGGTTCAAGCGCTTCGTCGAGGGTGACCTGGTGGGCAATGCCTGGACTGAAATCGGCACCGTGAAAATCGGCGAAGTCGGCACCCGGGTTTCCCGCCAGGGCGATCAATGGGTCGTCAACGGCACCAAGTACTACAGCACCGGCAGTATCTTCGCCGACTGGATCGACCTCTATGCCCAGCGTGACGACAACGGCACCGACGTGATCGCCGCGGTCCATGTGCACCAGCCGGGCGTCAAGCAAAGCGACGATTGGGACGGTTTCGGCCAACGCACCACGGGCAGCGGGACGTCGGTGTTCGAGAATGCCGTGGTCGAGGCAGAAAACCTCATCGACTTCGCCACCCGCTTCAAGTACCAGACGGCGTTCTATCAACTGGTCCTGCTGGCCGTACTGACCGGCTCCGGCCGCGCGGCCGTACGCGACATCACCGAGCAGGTGAACAAGCGCACGCGGATCTTCAGCACCGGCAACGCCAGCCAAGTGAGCCAGGACGTACAAGTGCAGCAAGTAGTCGGCAAGGCCTCGGCCTAGGTCTACGCCGCCGAAGCCACCGCCCTGCGTGCGGCGGGCGCCTCGCAACGCGCCTACGAAAGCCGCTTCGGCCGCAACGCCGAGACCGAGCACACCGCCAACATCGCCGCCGAACTGGAATCCGCCCAGGCCCAAGTAGTGATCTCAGACCTGGTGCTGCGCGCCACCAGTGATCTGTTCAATGCCCTTGGCGCGTCTGCCACCAGCACCAGCAAGGCCCTCGACCGCCACTGGCGCAATGCCCGCACCGCCGCCTCGCACAACCCGCTGATCTACAAGGAGCGCATCATTGGCGACTGGGAAATCAATGGCACCGAGCCGCCGTATGTCTGGCAGATTGGTGGAGGGTCGAAGCAAGGATAAGGGCTGAATCTGCAAGGTAGATCATTGAGGCTTGGTTGATTCATGGTGGCGAGGGGGCTTGCTCGCGCTGGGTTGTGCTCGCGAAGGGGGCTGCTGCGCAGCCCAGCGGGAGCAAGCTCCCTCGCCACGGGGTTATCTGCTGTCCATGGAAACGGCTTCGATCAGCACCTGTTCCAGGATGGCAAAAAAACATTTGATGTGGGCCTGTTTCAATGCCTGCGGCCGGGTCACCAGATAAACCTCCATGTCTGGAAGTTCGATCTGCGGGAACACCTCGACCAGGTCCTTCGCCAAAATACGCGGCAACACGCCCACGCCCATGCCACGCCGCACCGATTCAAGCTGTACGGTGAAAGAATTCACGCTGATCTGCGCCCGCTCCAGGCCCGCGGCTTTGGCCGCACGCATTTGCGGCAACATGTCCAACGGCGGAAGCAGGGCAATGTTGCCCGCACTGGCCAGCGTCATGCCGGGGAACCGCTCCAGGTAACTGGCAGTGGCGAAGACACCGTAGGCGAACCTGCCGATGAGCCGATAAATCAGCGACGGTTCGCCCAGGTGAGCTGTGCGTACCGCAATGTCTGCCGCCCCGCGGACGATCTTGTGGAAGTCAGCCGTTGCCAGCAACTCCACCGAGCATTGCGGGTGCAGCGAGGTGAAGCGACTGGCAGCCTCCAGCACACTGGAAGAAAACCCCTCTCCAGCGCTGACCATGACATTGCCTGATAGCTCGGTGTGCGGCTCAGACATGCTTGTAACGGTCTGGCGCCTCAAGCCCGCCTCCGCAGCCAGGGCAACCTCCTGCAATGATTGGCCGCGTGGGGTCAACCGGCACCCTTCAACGCCCCGCTCCACGAGTGGCTCGCCCAGGGCCCGCTCAAGTTGGGTCAAACGACGGGACACCGTGGACGGCGCTACACCCAGCAACTGCCCGGCCTGAAGAAAACTGCCACGCCGCGACACCGCCAACAGCAGACGAAGATCATCCCAATTTGCTTGCAACGCCATGCGTCATCCCTTCCCTTGGTTTGCATATATGCAAAGCCATTATGCAGTAGGCGCTGTTTTTCGCGAGGAGCCTGGTCGGTATATCTACACGCCCTCGAAACAACTGGAAGAATTTGAACCATGTACAGCGTCTTCGTCACGGGTGCCACGGGCTTGCTGGGCAACAACCTGGTGCGGGAATTGATCGCTCGGGGCTACGCGGTCAAAGCCCTGGTTCGATCAAGGGCCAAAGGAGAACTGCAGTTCGGCAACCTGCCGCGTGTAGAACTGGTCGTCGGGGACATGGCCAATGTCGAGGCATTTGCAGCGGCGTTGCACGGCTGCGATACGGTGTTTCATACCGCGGCGTTCTTTCGCGACAACTACAAGGGCGGCAGCCACTGGAAAAAGCTCGAAAAGATCAATGTCATCGGTACACGGGAGCTGATTCACCAGGCTTTCCGTGCCGGCATCCGACGCTTCATCCATACCTCATCCATCGCCGTGCTCGACGGGGCGCCCGGTACGTCCATCGACGAAACCTGTTTGCGGGCCGAGGCCGACGCCGATGACTACTACCGCAGCAAAATCCTCGCCGACCGCGTCATCTTGTCGTTTCTGGAAGAACATCCTGAAATGCATGCCTGCATGGTCCTGCCTGGGTGGATGTGGGGTCCCGCCGACATTGGCCCAACGTCCTCGGGACAATTGGTCAACGATGTCGTGAACGGTAAGTTGCCTGGGCTGATCCCCGGCAGTTTTTCCGTGGTCGATGCCCGCGATGTAGCATTGGCACAGATTGCCGCTGCCGATCATGGACGCCGAGGTGAACGCTATCTCGCGGCGGGCCGGCATCTGACCATGGCCGAGCTGGTGCCTGTCCTTGGCCGCATAGCCGGCGTCAAGACACCTGCTCGACAAGTGCCCCTGCCTCTTCTATACACCTTGGCAGCTGTGCAAGAACTCTATGCACGTATGACCCGCAAACCGATTCTGCTGAGCATGGCCACCTTGCGCCTGCTGGTACGAGAAGAAGGTCGCACCCGTTTCAATCACAGCAAAAGTGAACAAGAGCTCGGCGTGCGTTTCCGAACGCTGGAGCGCACCATTACCGACACCGTGACGTG is a window from the Pseudomonas brassicacearum genome containing:
- the msuE gene encoding FMN reductase — protein: MSKQFKVVAVSGSVQQPSRTLVLLKALVERLGQQLPIEVRLIELARIGPQFAGVLRREALPAAVQEDLRAIESADLLIAASPVYRASYTGLFKHLFDFVHHEALKNVPVLLAATGGADRHALIIDHQLRPLFGFFQALSLPVGVYASEADFTHYQVSSAQVLERIERAVESALLSLAPDARRSASAA
- a CDS encoding LysR family transcriptional regulator, with product MALQANWDDLRLLLAVSRRGSFLQAGQLLGVAPSTVSRRLTQLERALGEPLVERGVEGCRLTPRGQSLQEVALAAEAGLRRQTVTSMSEPHTELSGNVMVSAGEGFSSSVLEAASRFTSLHPQCSVELLATADFHKIVRGAADIAVRTAHLGEPSLIYRLIGRFAYGVFATASYLERFPGMTLASAGNIALLPPLDMLPQMRAAKAAGLERAQISVNSFTVQLESVRRGMGVGVLPRILAKDLVEVFPQIELPDMEVYLVTRPQALKQAHIKCFFAILEQVLIEAVSMDSR
- a CDS encoding SDR family oxidoreductase, with protein sequence MYSVFVTGATGLLGNNLVRELIARGYAVKALVRSRAKGELQFGNLPRVELVVGDMANVEAFAAALHGCDTVFHTAAFFRDNYKGGSHWKKLEKINVIGTRELIHQAFRAGIRRFIHTSSIAVLDGAPGTSIDETCLRAEADADDYYRSKILADRVILSFLEEHPEMHACMVLPGWMWGPADIGPTSSGQLVNDVVNGKLPGLIPGSFSVVDARDVALAQIAAADHGRRGERYLAAGRHLTMAELVPVLGRIAGVKTPARQVPLPLLYTLAAVQELYARMTRKPILLSMATLRLLVREEGRTRFNHSKSEQELGVRFRTLERTITDTVTWYRDHDWFENHRAFASQRKRT